In one window of Podospora pseudopauciseta strain CBS 411.78 chromosome 2 map unlocalized CBS411.78m_2.2, whole genome shotgun sequence DNA:
- a CDS encoding uncharacterized protein (EggNog:ENOG503P6FR) has translation MATLTESLSSRAVGEVPPSATMSISQEPSDGRFSSTSADESPGLTTFSLFSLLPAELRLKIWRISFFPRTVVLHTRRTHYADDNHRDQPKWQSRSFNPVALSVSMEARQAALRHYNVALPLYAPTVRHHLLDPEINSERPGDLLPSRSLYLNLEHDTVALLGDLHYTRLTNLLDWLRKTGASPLRNQKGRARGLRRLSMSMAPWAHPVGAATLKAFSRTIFADLDEFILFLYAERVPPAEWKGGKCVLQQASVDTDYYRRFLLSRGKQFVDGDGWMKVGKKPMKVAEIQFVDGW, from the exons ATGGCTACCTTGACAGAGAGCCTCTCCTCAAGGGCAGTAGGAGAGGTTCCACCCTCAGCCACGATGAGCATCAGCCAAGAGCCAAGTGATGGGCGGTTTTCTTCAACGTCTGCCGATGAGAGCCCGGGCCTCACAACGTTTTCCCTATTCTCACTTCTTCCCGCGGAGCTCCGTCTCAAGATATG GCGTATCTCATTCTTTCCTCGTACAGTCGTCCTTCACACCCGCCGCACCCACTATGCTGATGACAACCACCGAGACCAACCCAAGTGGCAATCACGCTCCTTCAACCCTGTCGCTCTTTCGGTCTCTATGGAAGCCCGCCAGGCAGCTCTCAGGCACTATAATGTTGCGCTTCCCCTTTACGCTCCTACCGTCCGACACCACCTCCTAGACCCAGAGATCAATTCGGAACGGCCTGGCGAcctccttccttcccgcTCGCTGTATCTCAACCTAGAGCATGACACAGTCGCCTTGCTCGGTGATCTCCATTACACCCGGTTGACGAACCTGTTGGATTGGCTCCGAAAGACGGGTGCATCCCCTCTGAGGAACCAAAAGGGTAGGGCGAGGGGGCTGAGAAGGTTGTCAATGAGCATGGCTCCCTGGGCTCACCCAGTGGGGGCAGCCACTCTCAAAGCGTTTTCGCGGACCATTTTTGCCGACCTGGACGAGTTTATTTTGTTTCTATATGCGGAGCGCGTGCCGCCGGCCGAGTGGAAGGGCGGTAAATGCGTGCTGCAGCAAGCGAGTGTCGACACTGATTACTATCGCCGCTTCCTCCTGAGCAGAGGCAAGCAGTTTGTTGATGGGGACGGGTGGATGAAGGTTGGCAAGAAGCCCATGAAGGTGGCCGAGATTCAGTTtgtggatgggtggtga
- a CDS encoding uncharacterized protein (EggNog:ENOG503NW29; COG:I; COG:Q) produces MASHLVLWALLPVGVYLLVTVWHRRFKQYAHFPQLTPSFIWGHMKTIHEFTVKNNDLPDLHIDWIFRDMVKAAGNPSVLLVDLWPARYPMAVISSHEVAEQLSKATKQYPWSAPKSPTIADLVDLIGPHSILSKQREEWKSMRKQYNPGFAPKHLMTLLPCIIDKTEIFLGRLNKLSENGQSFPLTDLIISLTFDIIGAVTMGIDFDAQIPDSSREGEFIRVYDQLVQTFHGRSNMLPWWCYPKLALKRFRLGKKVDSLLEQMIRLKHGEEQPQEKRSVLSLSLQGCDVLDEQLLAQTIDQVKTFLFAGHDTTSILLAWAFYFLHRYPKAHEALVAELDALFGPESGESFELMKHKLLSPGGDELLNNMAYTTAVIKETLRLCPPAGTARMAPPGSNFVVQTPEGQHLCLDGMVVYNCATIIQRDAGVFGDTADEFMPDRWLGDKSGIMSSSNDGDSTIEEDRRFPASSWRPFERGPRNCIGQDLATIEARVIIAFVARKYTFSKVGLGELERNEKGTFILEPTRKCRLKGKPVYNNQQVTAKPVDGMLMTVTTK; encoded by the exons ATGGCGAGCCATCTTGTGCTCTGGGCCTTGCTCCCCGTTGGCGTGTATCTTTTGGTGACGGTGTGGCATCGCAGGTTCAAGCAGTATGCCCACTTTCCACAGCTTACCCCGTCTTTTATTTGGGGACACATGAAGACCATTCATGAGTTTACAGTCAAAAACAATGACCTTCCTGATCTGCATATTG ACTGGATCTTCCGTGACATGGTCAAAGCTGCCGGTAACCCTTCTGTGCTTCTCGTCGACCTCTGGCCAGCCAGGTATCCCATGGCCGTCATTTCGTCTCATGAGGTGGCCGAGCAGCTGTCGAAAGCGACGAAGCAGTATCCTTGGAGCGCCCCAAAATCCCCTACCATAGCCGACCTTGTGGACCTCATCGGGCCTCACTCCATCTTGTCCAAGCAGCGAGAGGAATGGAAGTCGATGAGAAAGCAGTACAACCCTGGATTCGCGCCGAAGCACCTCATGACCTTGCTCCCCTGTATCATTGACAAGACTGAGATCTTCCTCGGTAGACTGAACAAGCTCAGCGAAAATGGCCAATCTTTCCCCTTGACCGACCTCATTATCAGCTTGACATTTGACATCATCGGGGCGGTGACGATGGGCATCGACTTTGACGCCCAGATCCCCGACTCTTCCAGAGAGGGCGAGTTCATCAGGGTTTATGACCAACTAGTCCAGACATTTCATGGAAGAAGCAACATGCTTCCCTGGTGGTGTTATCCAAAGCTGGCCCTTAAACGATTCCGTCTTGGGAAAAAGGTCGACTCCCTTCTGGAACAGATGATTCGGCTGAAGCATGGCGAGGAGCAGCCACAGGAAAAGCGCAGTGTGCTGAGCCTGTCACTGCAGGGATGCGACGTGCTCGACGAGCAGCTGCTGGCTCAGACAATCGATCAGGTAAAGACGTTCCTGTTTGCAGGGCATGACACGACCTCGATTCTTCTCGCTTGGGCATTCTACTTTCTTCACCGGTACCCCAAAGCGCACGAGGCACTAGTTGCAGAGCTGGATGCCCTCTTCGGCCCCGAATCAGGTGAAAGCTTCGAGCTGATGAAGCACAAGCTGCTGAGTCCGGGAGGGGATGAATTGCTCAACAACATGGCCtacaccaccgccgtcatCAAGGAGACGCTGCGCCTATGCCCACCAGCTGGTACGGCAAGGATGGCGCCACCAGGAAGCAACTTCGTTGTGCAAACCCCTGAAGGACAACACCTGTGTCTCGATGGCATGGTGGTTTATAACTGCGCCACCATCATACAGCGAGACGCTGGAGTGTTTGGTGATACTGCGGACGAGTTCATGCCCGACAGATGGCTAGGCGACAAGAGCGGAATTATGAGCTCGAGCAACGACGGGGACAGCACCATCGAAGAAGACAGACGGTTTCCCGCCAGCTCTTGGAGACCGTTTGAACGCGGTCCCAGAAACTGCATCGGCCAGGACCTTGCCACGATCGAAGCAAGGGTCATCATTGCGTTTGTGGCAAGAAAATACACCTTTTCCAAGGTGGGCTTGGGAGAGCTGGAAAGGAATGAAAAGGGAACTTTCATTCTTGAACCAACACGAAAATGCCGTCTCAAGGGCAAACCAGTGTACAAT AATCAACAGGTAACTGCTAAGCCGGTAGATGGGATGCTGATGACGGTGACGACGAAGTGA
- a CDS encoding uncharacterized protein (EggNog:ENOG503NUT8), with the protein MPETSQLLSHHLQITLGQLRQSSIMRTIQLVTAAITALLAHGAAAKEVAPDPAVAKIYDSGAVHEQLMAKKHATWNRELKAGHFNSKKWKSRGGDGAIRCKNGVAAVIPGDAMNMFKCNKVDFYDFVSHADLGSATGEGSSSWGWTSRDGREFVVIAQADGAAFAEINKQGKLVYLGRLPQTKGIEPLIWREIRGYKNFIIIGSEAAGHGVQVFDMSKLVKINPKKPVTFDPEKDVTSWWNDLPIGRTHNVVVNEEKQYAVAVGAAPRTSACRSGLIFIDLKDPAKPKTLGCAAGDGYVHDAQCLTYRGPDFKYWGRDICYGYNEDTLTIYDVTDKNATNIISRTSYEGAAYTHQGWVTNTAWQEFLVLDDELDEVNGVGPAASGYPITYFWDIRSLESPKQTGFFRSAAYGIDHNQFVIDGLSYQSNYGSGLRILDVSSLSRDPTGARVKEVGFFDIYPEDDALPEGGILDFVGTWSHYPFFKSGFILINTIERGAFVVKRAK; encoded by the exons ATGCCAGAGACCTCTCAGCTTCTCTCTCACCACCTTCAAATCACCCTCGGACAACTACGGCAAAGCTCTATCATGAGGACAATCCAGCTCGTCACCGCAGCCATCACGGCCCTCTTGGCCCatggtgctgctgccaaaGAAGTCGCCCCGGACCCGGCCGTGGCCAAGATTTATGACAGTGGTGCCGTCCACGAGCAGTtgatggccaagaagcaTGCCACATGGAACCGTGAGCTCAAAGCCGGTCACTTCAACTCCAAGAAATGGAAGTCGcggggcggtgatggtgccaTCCGCTGCAAGAATGGTGTTGCGGCTGTCATCCCCGGCGATGCCATGAATATGTTCAAGTGCAACAAG GTGGACTTTTACGATTTCGTGTCGCACGCTGATCTGGGATCCGCCACTGGTGAGGGTTCGTCCTCGTGGGGCTGGACCAGTCGTGATGGCCGTGAGTTTGTCGTCATCGCTCAGGCTGATGGCGCCGCCTTTGCCGAGATCAACAAACAGGGCAAGCTTGTCTACCTCGGCCGTCTTCCTCAGACCAAGGGCATTGAGCCCCTCATCTGGCGTGAGATCAGGGGGTACAAGAACTTTATCATCATCGGATCCGAGGCCGCCGGCCACGGTGTCCAGGTGTTTGATATGAGCAAGCTTGTCAAGATCAACCCCAAGAAGCCCGTCACCTTTGACCCCGAGAAGGATGTCACTTCCTGGTGGAACGACCTGCCCATTGGCCGCACTCACAACGTTGTTGTCAATGAGGAAAAGCAGTATGCCGTTGCCGTCGGCGCTGCACCCCGCACCAGCGCTTGCCGGTCCGGCCTCATCTTCATCGATCTCAAGGACCCAGCCAAGCCCAAGACGCTCGGATGCGCCGCAGGTGACGGATACGTCCATGACGCTCAGTGCCTGACATACCGGGGTCCTGATTTCAAGTACTGGGGCCGGGACATTTGCTACGGTTACAACGAGGACACCTTGACCAT CTACGATGTTACTGACAAGAACgccaccaacatcatctcaCGCACCAGTTACGAGGGAGCAGCCT ATACTCATCAAGGCTGGGTCACTAACACTGCCTGGCAGGAGTTCCTCGtccttgatgatgagcttgacGAGGTTAACGGTGTCGGTCCGGCTGCCAGCGGGTATCCAATCACTTACTTTTGGGACATTCGCTCTCTTGAGAGCCCCAAGCAAACTGGCTTCTTCCGGAGCGCTGCTTACGGCATTGACCACAACCAGTTTGTCATTGACGGTCTCTCTTACCAAAGCAACTACGGCTCTGGCTTGAGAATTCTAGATGTATCAAGCTTGTCCAGGGACCCTACCGGTGCCCGAGTGAAGGAGGTTGGCTTCTTTGACATTTACCCCGAGGATGATGCTCTTCCAGAGGGTGGTATCTTGGATTTCGTCGGCACTTGGAGTCACTACCCCTTCTTCAAGAGTGGATTtatcctcatcaacaccattgAACGGGGCGCCTTTGTCGTCAAGAGGGCCAAATAA
- a CDS encoding uncharacterized protein (COG:S; EggNog:ENOG503P32U), protein MTNAEPPPPPASGPENHPDEAPLLKTFTRLSKQVYVQEPVSFPPPGAHETDPTTVIIYGWGDAAPKHLSKYVTGYTTLFPYVRLVLIFSPILKTLYQTLDSRSKTMIPVIEALYGPISSLGSSAVPSKAESKERILLQVMSNTGGMNLAATMYAFTRAQPTEPAQVFPYDLMVLDSTPGSTAFLPNIAPWSRAMAIGASRVLPFLPFIVIQAMAALFLATLHGVGQIMGATSAAVFSVAAVNDPSLSDITSKRLYLYSKEDDIIHWEDIERHAADAKSKGWDVSAETFEGTPHVGHMKAHPDKYWTAISAAWKDAVKKRDHQ, encoded by the coding sequence ATGACCAACGCCGaaccgccaccgcctcccgCCTCAGGGCCCGAAAATCATCCCGATGAAGCACCGTTGCTGAAAACCTTCACCCGCCTCAGCAAGCAAGTCTACGTTCAAGAGCccgtttcttttcctcccccaGGCGCTCACGAAACCGATCCAACAACCGTGATCATATATGGCTGGGGGGATGCCGCGCCGAAACATCTGTCCAAATATGTTACTGGCTACACGACGCTATTTCCCTATGTCCGCCTGGTCCTCATCTTCTCTCCGATCCTCAAGACGCTGTACCAGACCCTCGACTCTCGTTCAAAAACCATGATACCCGTGATCGAGGCCCTCTACGGGCCCATTTCCTCCCTTGGCTCCTCTGCCGTGCCCTCCAAAGCCGAGTCCAAAGAACGAATCCTCCTGCAAGTCATGTCCAACACTGGAGGGATGAACCTGGCCGCCACCATGTACGCTTTTACTAGAGCCCAGCCCACTGAACCAGCTCAGGTGTTCCCCTATGACCTCATGGTCCTTGATTCAACACCAGGGAGCACCGCCTTCCTTCCCAACATTGCTCCTTGGTCACGAGCCATGGCAATAGGAGCTTCGAGAGTCTTGCCTTTTCTCCCCTTTATCGTCATCCAGGCGATGGCGGCGCTGTTCCTCGCAACGCTGCATGGCGTTGGTCAGATCATGGGAGCTACTTCTGCAGCAGTGTTCTCTGTAGCCGCCGTAAACGATCCATCATTGTCCGACATCACCTCGAAACGGCTATACCTCTACAGCAAAGAAGACGACATCATTCATTGGGAGGATATTGAAAGGCACGCGGCAGATGCAAAAAGCAAGGGATGGGACGTGTCGGCCGAGACCTTTGAGGGCACTCCCCATGTTGGCCACATGAAAGCCCACCCGGACAAGTACTGGACTGCCATCAGCGCAGCATGGAAAGATGCAGTCAAGAAACGAGACCATCAGTGA
- a CDS encoding uncharacterized protein (COG:S; EggNog:ENOG503P1ZT), with amino-acid sequence MWWTKTLWWSRPWRRSGIPGSNAVPWETRWSPGSWSWSWSRRAWRAGDQAWSRGPLGIQLHWPMEKVCFAPHIPCSSGASVWGCRAEPAPKFSRLATEAHCSFGRGNREDGKKLQRDCWSARRMCLEAARQTTPRPVAGHCTFDEPVPPDETPAANNTMALNPARASVSSASKALARCTRPPPSSVASSMGLSARQMSTETTPTSTPTTADIQSASGASSSERRPRWSYTPERMKGPGFSINIVKNPARKIWHVNEDPEKVDAVYNRFLGKNGDKMLPDEIKWLAVTHKSFDQGRRGFNTRLAYYGRQVLALETMRSILANPLPGDAAQEAITFSDEHGREPFQHPALANVDKLYARQPWDVVSMEKIAKLAFDVGLGEITRWKPKMPENLELSGIASVLNTSVLAIVGAVSLQNGAEAAHRVVRDRILRRLA; translated from the exons ATGTGGTGGACGAAGACATTGTGGTGGTCGAGGCCCTGGAGACGAAGTGGTATCCCAGGTTCCAATGCAGTGCCGTGGGAGACAAGATGGAGCCcagggagctggagctggagctggagcaggcGTGCCTGGCGTGCTGGGGATCAAGCCTGGTCGCGTGGGCCGCTTGGCATCCAACTGCATTGGCCAATGGAAAAGGTTTGTTTTGCCCCGCACATCCCTTGCAGCAGTGGGGCTTCGGTGTGGGGTTGTCGGGCTGAGCCGGCGCCGAAGTTCAGCCGCTTGGCAACAGAAGCGCATTGCAGCTTTGGCCGGGGAAACCGTGAGGACGGAAAAAAATTACAGCGCGATTGTTGGAGTGCCCGGCGCATGTGCTTGGAAGCAGCAAGACAAACAACACCACGACCTGTAGCTGGCCATTGCACCTTTGACGAACCAGTCCCGCCCGACGAAACCCCAgcagccaacaacaccatggcTCTCAATCCCGCGCGGGCGTCCGTCTCGTCGGCCTCCAAGGCTCTGGCAAGATGCACCCGGCCCCCACCATCGTCGGTTGCCAGCAGTATGGGCCTATCTGCCCGCCAAATGTCGACAGAGACGACaccgacatcaacaccaaccacgGCCGATATCCAATCAGCCTCCggggcctcctcctcggaaCGTCGCCCGCGATGGTCTTATACCCCAGAACGAATGAAGGGCCCCGGCTTTTCCATCAACATTGTCAAGAACCCCGCGCGCAAGATATGGCACGTAAACGAGGACCCAGAAAAGGTCGATGCCGTTTACAACCGGTTCCTGGGCAAGAACGGCGACAAGATGTTGCCCGACGAGATCAAGTGGCTGGCTGTAACACACAAGAGTTTCGACCAAGGAAGGAGAGGCTTCAACACGAGACTGGCCTATTATG GTCGTCAAGTCCTCGCCCTAGAAACTATGCGAAGTATCCTCGCAAATCCGCTCCCTGGGGATGCGGCCCAAGAAGCAATCACCTTCTCTGACGAACATGGCCGCGAGCCGTTCCAGCACCCTGCTCTCGCGAATGTCGACAAGCTGTATGCAAGACAACCCTGGGACGTAGTAAGCATGGAAAAGATTGCCAAACTCGCCTTTGATGTTGGTCTGGGTGAAATCACCCGGTGGAAACCCAAGATG CCTGAAAACCTCGAACTCTCGGGTATTGCTTCGGTACTCAACACATCAGTCTTGGCCATCGTCGGCGCCGTTTCTCTTCAAAATGGCGCCGAAGCCGCGCATCGCGTTGTCCGCGACAGAATACTAAGGAGACTGGCTTAA
- a CDS encoding uncharacterized protein (COG:S; EggNog:ENOG503P09Z) gives MSALIPFSQATKVERLDSHTYQTNLLDSYCIGTVPNGGYSASCLLEAARLHLASKHQKDAMTSHFQFLNRTEVGPAIIIISETKPGRQFSMLHLTLYQRGLLGQAPWITKGTSRAEITAYLTMTDLSREQGLTLPTVWSLPSKTASPDFFLLKSKRQDDNWRELDLGSSGAFGTYARVLVNCHFYFPKRGQEHPSVIDLWMRFKIPSEGFTNSSLGLVSDAFPYVVEAFRPPPGGETDKPFKATEMFWYPTIVMSLELKRSLPEEKGVEWLRLRMQSKEIRNGRLDLEVVITDEKGELIGVSNQVNLILGSERNTGGREIGKI, from the exons ATGTCTGCCCTCATCCCTTTTTCCCAAGCCACCAAGGTGGAGAGACTCGACTCCCACACATACCAAACTAACCTGCTGGACTCCTATTGCATTGGGACTG TCCCCAATGGCGGGTATTCCGCTTCTTGCCTGTTGGAGGCAGCCCGTTTGCATTTGGcatcaaaacaccaaaaagatGCCATGACGTCGCATTTCCAATTTCTCAATCGAACCGAAGTTGGCCCTgctatcatcatcatctcggAAACCAAGCCAGGAAGACAGTTCTCGATGCTTCATCTGACACTCTACCAACGAGGACTACTCGGCCAAGCGCCCTGGATTACCAAGGGAACGTCCCGGGCCGAGATCACGGCCTATCTGACCATGACGGATCTCTCCAGAGAGCAAGGACTCACACTGCCCACTGTGTGGTCATTGCCGTCCAAGACTGCCTCACCAGACTTTTTCCTGTTGAAATCAAAGAGGCAGGATGACAACTGGCGGGAGCTCGACCTTGGATCTTCCGGAGCGTTTGGCACATACGCACGGGTTTTGGTCAACTGCCATTTTTACTTTCCAAAGCGGGGACAGGAGCACCCGAGTGTAATCGACCTGTGGATGCGATTCAAGATCCCGTCAGAGGGGTTcacaaactcctccctcggGCTCGTCAGTGATGCTTTCCCCTACGTCGTCGAAGCGTTTCGGCCCCCTCCAGGCGGCGAAACAGATAAGCCATTCAAAGCGACCGAGATGTTCTGGTATCCGACGATCGTGATGAGTCTGGAACTGAAACGTTCGCTGCccgaggaaaagggggttgagTGGCTCAGGTTGAGGATGCAGAGCAAAGAGATCAGAAACGGAAGACTGGACCTGGAAGTGGTGATTACGGACGAAAAGGGGGAGTTGATCGGGGTCAGCAACCAGGTCAATTTGATCCTGGGCAGCGAAAGAAACACCGGAGGCCGGGAGATTGGGAAGATCTGA
- the RMS1 gene encoding Ribosomal lysine N-methyltransferase 4 (COG:S; EggNog:ENOG503NWQB; BUSCO:EOG09261WJ8): MEVDSDADSRFLEGTRHFLSWFQSLPGATFHKDIAIEDLRSRNAGRGIVAQADIAADTVLFTIPRNSILCAATSPLKDKLPEIFDLDNDDEDESGDESDGDNQNSWTLLILILIHEYLQGSSSQWKPYLDVLPSTFNTPMFWTPSQLSFLQASAVTSRIGQEEADKMIASKILPVIRSHPQIFFPSSATPLSHDQLIQLAHRMGSTIMSYAFDLEQDMEIPEQLENDDEWEEDREGKTMLGMVPMADILNADAEFNAHINHAEDALTAVSLRPIRKGEEILNFYGPLSSAELLRRYGYVTEKHARWDVVELSWSLISSALQSKLQAQPEVWEKVCALVQQDEEFEEAFVLERQSPDPSSTGLLEEPAEFTSLPDELGEQFKLCLKACKKITDSKNDMALRALNDKDWRKRLYLETILEAVTQREREYGTTLEQDDQLLSANPSDQREKMAVWVRRGEKLVLREARAWITTQLEELRNRPVDQPQDEGRAAKRRRI; encoded by the exons ATGGAGGTCGATAGCGACGCAGACTCCCGGTTTTTGGAGGGGACACGTCATTTTCTCTCCTGGTTCCAGTCTCTGCCGGGAGCAACCTTCCATAAGGACATTGCGATTGAAGATCTGAGGAGTCGAAATGCAGGACGGGGTATTG TCGCCCAGGCCGACATTGCTGCCGACACAGTTCTCTTCACCATCCCACGCAACAGCATTCTTTGCGCGGCAACCTCCCCCTTAAAAGACAAACTCCCTGAAATATTTGACCtcgataatgatgatgaggacgagtCTGGAGATGAAAGTGATGGCGACAACCAAAACTCTTGGACGCTCCtgatcctcatcctcatccacgAATATCTGCAAGGGTCCTCCTCTCAGTGGAAGCCTTACCTCGacgtcctcccctccaccttcaacacccccatGTTCTGGACACCCTCGcagctttctttccttcaaGCTTCTGCCGTTACATCCAGGATCGGTCAGGAGGAGGCCGATAAGATGATCGCATCCAAGATCCTCCCTGTCATCcgctcccacccccaaataTTCTTCCCCTCGTCAGCCACGCCCCTCTCCCATGACCAACTCATCCAGCTGGCGCACCGCATGGGCTCCACCATTATGTCATATGCCTTTGATCTTGAGCAGGACATGGAGATCCCCGAGCAGCTGGAGAACGACGACGAATGGGAGGAGGACCGCGAAGGGAAAACCATGCTGGGGATGGTGCCCATGGCAGACATTTTGAACGCCGACGCCGAGTTCAATGCGCACATCAACCACGCCGAAGATGCCCTGACTGCCGTCTCACTCCGCCCCATcagaaagggggaggagattcTCAACTTTTACGGCCCGCTATCGAGTGCCGAGCTGCTCCGACGGTATGGATACGTCACGGAGAAGCATGCCAGGTGGGATGTGGTCGAGTTGTCTTGGAGTCTCATTTCGTCTGCGCTGCAGTCCAAGCTCCAAGCCCAGCCAGAGGTCTGGGAAAAGGTATGCGCGTTGGTGCAGCAGgacgaggagtttgaggaggcaTTCGTTCTGGAACGTCAGAGTCCGGATCCTTCGTCCACAGGGTTGTTGGAAGAGCCGGCCGAGTTTACCTCTCTCCCGGACGAGCTCGGTGAGCAGTTCAAGCTTTGTCTAAAGGCCTGCAAAAAAATAACCGACAGCAAAAACGATATGGCCCTTCGCGCACTGAACGACAAGGACTGGAGAAAGAGGTTATACCTAGAAACCATATTGGAGGCTGTGACGCAGAGAGAAAGGGAATACGGTACCACACTAGAGCAGGATGATCAGCTCCTCAGTGCTAATCCGTCCGACCAACGAGAAAAGATGGCTGTGTGGGTGCGCCGGGGGGAGAAGCTTGTTCTAAGAGAAGCACGAGCGTGGATCACCACGCAGCTCGAGGAGCTGAGAAACAGACCCGTGGATCAGCCACAAGACGAAGGGAGggcggcgaagaggaggagaatatAA
- a CDS encoding uncharacterized protein (COG:S; BUSCO:EOG09262D4G; EggNog:ENOG503NVSN), with translation MSSSTTSSTFRRAFKSVTPTPTSTDTLRDRLAAVLPHGFKFAVYHLSTPPTKTEPLCSAPPDERPDKTFGESHFLAISIDRDHDAPAFLKRASPGADEAKATEPRAQVLVFAVEIFIFTTAYSTTLFVGKADSTGYLHLLKLPKGTSSPTRQVTAIFLAYLIEHRRRKNTQTIVNLFARAQSQYLFPGSVQNDGKHILDDRGLVKWWCRVLNPLMEGLRGEAWGTPKGYLLVPGLEETDTMAFVPRTATSADNWVIGHPLEKISHYVDEFDWVPPRCLIPRYPDDPKSRFRDELDEEVSKRKQGIWKWASVKNLDQFWEMMSFRQECSSGRLTGFIWLVFNPTKKDTAAQAKTTTSTSSFDAPFSSHNPPSTPPRRRVDILAQTPRSNRGSPLKQDLDGSPPRPDRRKKKDKLKRKKKKLTGPIISRPPKVKRQLRNYLLDRPTSTKYYYWPPEGRGAKVVSESEYKRDIELLLHLDFSTLDKAVGSSRRWISQAGVGADEWGASVLGKAKTQGNLFGSVSSGNQGAVVTNLTGLVRRKRPSQETGQSTAGSNESGPISINVLDAGWIRKKPKDKA, from the coding sequence ATGTCTTCGTCCACCACATCCTCGACCTTCAGACGTGCCTTCAAGAGTGTGACTCCGACTCCAACCAGCACCGACACCCTTCGCGATCGACTCGCTGCCGTGTTGCCTCACGGCTTCAAGTTTGCCGTTTACCACCTCTCGACGCCCCCGACCAAGACCGAACCTCTCTGCTCGGCCCCACCAGACGAACGGCCAGACAAGACATTTGGCGAAAGCCACTTCCTGGCCATCTCAATAGATCGCGACCACGATGCGCCTGCCTTCTTAAAGCGCGCTTCGCCCGGTGCCGACGAGGCCAAAGCCACCGAGCCCAGAGCCCAGGTGTTGGTCTTTGCTGTCGAGATCTTCATCTTCACGACAGCCTACTCGACCACGCTGTTCGTGGGCAAGGCGGACTCGACTGGCTACCTGCATCTTCTCAAGCTCCCCAAGGGCACCTCATCGCCCACCCGCCAAGTGACAGCCATATTCCTCGCCTACCTGATCGAACATCGTCGACGCAAGAACACACAGACCATCGTGAACCTCTTTGCCCGCGCCCAGTCGCAGTATCTGTTTCCAGGTAGCGTGCAAAATGACGGCAAGCATATTCTCGACGACCGGGGCCTGGTCAAATGGTGGTGCAGAGTGCTCAACCCGCTGATGGAGGGCTTGAGAGGGGAGGCGTGGGGAACCCCGAAAGGGTACCTCCTCGTCCCGGGTCTGGAGGAGACTGACACGATGGCCTTTGTTCCACGGACAGCTACGAGCGCAGACAACTGGGTTATCGGCCATCCCTTGGAAAAGATATCCCATTACGTCGACGAGTTCGACTGGGTGCCGCCGCGCTGCCTGATTCCGCGCTACCCCGACGACCCCAAATCCCGGTTTCGCGACGAGCTGGACGAGGAGGTCTCCAAACGCAAGCAGGGAATATGGAAGTGGGCGAGCGTCAAAAATCTTGACCAGTTCTGGGAAATGATGTCGTTTCGCCAGGAGTGCTCAAGCGGACGGCTCACTGGTTTTATTTGGCTAGTTTTTAACCCCACCAAGAAGGATACTGCCGCCCAAGCAAAGACTACCACGTCCACTTCGTCATTTGACGCGCCATTCTCGTCTCACAACCCACCCTCCACACCTCCCCGTCGGCGCGTGGATATCCTCGCTCAGACTCCCCGCTCCAATAGAGGCAGCCCGCTGAAACAAGATTTGGATGGTTCGCCCCCGCGACCGGATCGTCGCAAGAAAAAGGACAAgttgaagagaaagaagaagaagctgacgGGCCCCATCATATCGCGACCGCCCAAGGTGAAGCGCCAGCTCCGCAACTATCTACTCGACCGACCGACGTCGACAAAGTACTATTACTGGCCCCCAGAAGGACGGGGTGCCAAAGTGGTCAGCGAGTCGGAATACAAGAGGGATATCGAGCTTCTGTTGCACCTGGACTTTTCGACACTGGACAAGGCGGTGGGAAGTTCTCGGCGCTGGATCAGCCAGGCAGGCGTTGGCGCTGATGAGTGGGGTGCTTCGGTTCTCGGTAAGGCTAAGACACAAGGAAACCTTTTTGGGAGTGTGAGCAGTGGTAATCAGGGGGCCGTCGTGACCAACTTGACAGGACTAGTGCGCAGGAAAAGGCCATCACAAGAGACAGGGCAAAGCACGGCAGGCTCTAATGAGAGCGGGCCAATCTCCATCAATGTTCTTGATGCGGGGTGGATACGAAAGAAGCCAAAGGACAAGGCATGA